CTTGCTGCCGCCGCAGCGTATTCCGCGCTTAATCTGATTTCGCAGGTTTCCCATTCCGCGGGCCGGGTCAGACGTCTCTGGCTGCTCTCGGGTGCCTGTGTGCTTGGCGGCGGGATCTGGGCCATGCATTATATCGGCATTATGGCCAGCCGGCTGCCGTTCAAGGTCAGCTACCATCCGTTGATGGCTGCCTTGTCTCTGATCATTATTATGTCCTCCTGCTATGTAACCCTGCAGATAGTTACGGCTCCCCGCCAGAGAAGCTGGCGGCTTCTTGCGGGAGGCGGCATACTCGGCAGCGGTATATCGTTCATGCATTATGCCGGAATGTCCTCGATGGAGATGGAGGCCAAGATTCATTACAGGGCAATGGATCAGGCTGTATCGGTGCTGGTTGCCCTTGCTGCTTCCTACATAGGAATTCTAATGTTCCGCAGGTTCAAGGATCATACGGGCTATAGCCGCTGGAAGCTGTATTCGGCACTATTCATCGCTCTGGCAGTTACCGGTATGCATTATACGAGTCTGAGAGCAAGCGACCTGCATCATTACAGCTGGCAGGCGCCCTCCCCGATGCTGATGGAGACCGATGTAGTTCTGCTGACAGGGATTTCACTGGTTACCCTGTTCGTGCTGGCGATCTCCGGCGGGACTGTGTTTCTGGACAGGGATGTACTGGAGCGCATGGCCTATCATGACCCGCTCACCGAGCTGCCGAACCGGCATGGTCTGGAGCGCTACTTCAAGGATGATTTCTTCGGCGGGGTCTCGGGCGCCGTGTTTTTTGTTGACCTGGACCGCTTCAAATCGATTAATGATACGCTGGGGCATGATATTGGCGACTTGCTGCTGCGGGATGTCTCTGCCAGACTGACGTGCTGTGTGAGCGGGAAGGGGAAGGTGTTCCGGCTTGGCGGGGATGAATTCCTGATTGCTCTGCCGGACTGCACCGCCTTGGCGGCCGAGGAAGTGGCACAGCATATCCTCCAGGAGCTCAAGAAGTCTTACAGTATTGCAGGTAATGAATTGTACGTAACTGCGAGTGTGGGAATCAGCATGACTCCGGCGCACGGCACCGACCGTTCGGCGTTAATGAAGGCAGCCGATACGGCGCTCTATACCTCCAAGGATTCTGGCAAGAATAAATTCAGTGTGTTCGATCTGGAGATGAACCGTCATCAGGTCCGGAGGATGTCCCTTGAGAAGGATCTGCGCAAGGCGCTGGCCCGCTCGGAATTCATGGTAGTCTATCAGCCCAAATGGGATTCGCTGCTGAATGTTACCGTGGGGCTTGAAGCGCTGCTGCGCTGGAGACATCCGGAGCATGGCGTCATCTCTCCGGGAGAGTTCATTCCGATTGCTGAGGAGACCGGTCTGATTGTCCCTATTACCTACTGGATGCTGCATGAGGTGTGCGGACAGAATATGCTCTGGCATCAGGCGAAGGTTGCCAGTGTAGCGGTCTCGATTAATATGTCGGCGCGGATGTTTGAAGGCGGGAGCCTGTATGAGGTAGTGGAAGAGGCACTGTCGCGTTCTGGCCTTGCGCCGCATTTCCTGGAACTTGAGATTACCGAATCGATTGCGATGAACAATATGGAAGAGACGGTTGCCCAGCTCTCCAAGTTGCGGGATCTCGGTGTGCGCGTATCCCTGGATGATTTCGGAACCGGTTTCTCTTCGCTCGGCAATCTGGATGAGATTCCAGTGAACACTCTGAAGATTGATCAGGTCTTCATCCGTAAGAGCAAAATGCATTCCAAGAAAGCGATCATCAGCAACATCATTGCCATTGCCAGCAATCTGAACATGGAGGTTGTGGCCGAGGGCGTGGAGACTACGGAGCAGATTGAGCTGCTGCAATCATTGGGCTGCCGGGTAATGCAGGGCTTCTACTATGGGCGTCCGATGCCGGTTAATGAATTAGGCCAATGGTTCATTGAGAATACGGCATGACGGGCCGGTGGGCGACCTAAATGATACAAAGGCTGTCCTGATGCGAAGCAGTTGCTCCGCATCAGGACAGCCTTTTTAGTTACTCAGCAAATGTAATCGAAAAACCGATCACAATGGCACAGATCTAGATCTTAAAGTTCTCCACCAGCACCTGCAGCTTCTCCGCCAGGGAGGAGAGGAAGGCGGCGGAGGATTCGACCTCCTGCATGGCGGCAAGCTGCTCCTGGGACGAGGCGGACAGGGTCTCCGCGCCCTCGGCCGTCTGATTGGAGACCGCTACGATCTTCTGGATCGAAGATACAAGCCCGTCAGAGAGCAGGGCCAGCTCACGCACTGTGGCTGAGATCTGCTGGCTATGTGCAGACATCTCGGAGACGGACGTCTCAATCTCGGAGAAGGAATGCCCGGCAGCTATAATCATCTCTTTGCCGTGATGCATCTCTTCTGTGGAGTGCTTCATGGTCTCTCCCGCCTTGTCCATCTGCTGGACAATCAGGCTGACCAGCTCGCCGATCTGGCGGGCAGATCCGGCTGAACGTTCAGCCAGCTTGCGTACAGAGCCTGCGACAACGGCGAAGCCGCGGCCCTCTTCTCCGGCCCGTGCGGCTTCAATCGCCGCGTTGAGGGATAACAGATTCGTCTCCTCGGCAATACTGGCTATAGTGCCGACAATATTCTCAATCTCTTTGGAATGGCTGCCCAGCGTCTCGATAATGCCGGAAAGATCCGAGATACTTGCACCCACTATAGCCATCTGAGAGGTGGTTGAGTCCATCGATTCCCGGCCTGTCCGGGCCTTCTGGGAGTTGATGGCCGCCTGGTTCATTGCGCTGTCGGCATTGCCTGCAATTTCGGTAATGAAATGCGACATATCCTGTACAGCCTTGAAGCTGCCCTCCAGATTCTGCAGCTGGGTATGTGCCCCGTCGGCCAGTTCCAGCGTGACATTAACGCTGTGCTCTCCGGCCCGGTTAGTCTCCTGGGCGCTGGCGGACAGCTCCTGGGATGAGGAAGCAACCAGCATGGATGTATCGTTGACCTGTGTAATCAGGTCGCGCAGATTCAGGGTCATCGCATTGAAGTCACGGGCAAGCTCGCCGATCTCGTCCTTAGCCGTGAAGAGCAGCGGTTCCCGGGTCAGATCGCCCTTGGCTACCGTGTTGACAGATGCGGACAGCTTGGTCAGCGGGCTGACCATCCGGCGGATCAGCAAATAAGCAGCGAGAATCGCAATAATCAGAATGGAGCTGCCGATCAGGAAGGGCTGCGTGATGATATCCATGGTCCGGGATTGAATTAAGGGGCCGTCGAAGTTAATCGCCATTAATGCAATGATGGGTTTGGTAGGGTCATGGTCCTGATAGATGGGGCCGTAGCCGGTTTTGAGGGAGGTGCCTTGATATGTATACACCTTCGAGTAGGCGGAATGCTTCATGGTAGTAATCATTCTTTTATCTTCATCTGAGAAGTAGAAGGAGTCTCCGGCTTTGTAGCCACGCTTTTTAAAGTTTTTGTCAGCAGCCAATACCTTGCCGTCCAGTGACAAGATGAAGGCTTCTTTGAAAATAGGCTTGTGATCACTGATCCATCCGATGCGGTCTTCAATCGCAGTCAGCTTGCTGGTATCCCCGGCAGCCAGAGCGGTTATGTCGGCAGGATCGATAAGGCCGGTAGTTATATTCGCGCAGCCTACCAATTCAATGCCCGCAGCTTCATCGATCTGCTTGTAAGCAGCATGATAACCGAAGAAGCCTATGGATGAACCAACCAACAGCAATACAATCAGCATCATCCATGTTAATTTTGTTGCCAATTTCATAACAAATATCACCAGCCCTGACTCTAAAAGATTAAGTGAATTATGGGGTTCACTGCTACGATTATAGCGCATACGCTGCGGTTTGAGCATACGTCAGAAAAAAGAATTTTTGTGTCGGAAAATGATGGATTATGTATAAAAAATCATTGAAAAATAGGCGCTTATTCAAAAAATATTGAATGTCGGACCGGTATAATGGTAGGCTTGAAGCAGAACAAACGGACTGGGAGCTGAAGGAATGTCACAAGAAGTCAATCCTTTGATCGAACGTGTGGGATTATCCATGTGGAAGGTTCAGCGCAGAATTATGTCGCAGATGTCAATGCATAAGGAATTGGGGCTGACTGTGCCGCAATTCGGGCTGCTGCATATGATCTTTCAGGAGAAGCAGGCACGGGTGATTCAGCTGGCGGACAAGATGGAAGTGAAGTCCAGTGCAGTCACCGTCATGCTGGACCGGCTGGAGCTGCTGGAGCTGATCGCCCGCGTGACGGACGAGAACGACCGCAGAGCGGTAATCGTCACGATCACGGGCAAGGGACAAGAGGTATTGGAAGAAGCACAGCGCCGGTCACTGCTGCTGCTGGAAGAGCATCTGGCCATTCTGGAGCCGGCAGAGCTGGAGAACTTCGCGGATTATTATCTCATGCTGGAGAATCAGGAGCGTTAACATAAGCATTACAAAGAGGCAGCGCTTCTCCACTAAGGAGAGACGCTGCCTCTTGTCTTGATGGATTTTATATGCTTTGGGATAAGTCCAAGTGTACCCTTATTTATTATTTTCCTTAAAATAAAATCCATTGGGCTGATACAGCGGCATATGGACCAAATGTATGTGGAAAACAGCATACATTGTGCTCGCAAGCACCCATATGGACCAAATGTATGTGGAAAACAGCATACGTTGTGCTCGCAAGCACCCATATGGACCAAATGTATGTGGAAAACAGCATACATTGTGCTCACAAGCACCCATATGGACCAAATGTATGTGGAAAACAGCATACGTTGTGCTCGCGCGAAGGTAGTCCTAATCATCCGTTAGGATGATTTTTTTAAAAGATAAGCCAGTTTTGGGGTAAGCCCAAGCTTACCCCAAAACTGGCTATTCTGCGGCAGGTTCTTTGTCCGGCAATTGTGTAACGTAGCTGTCAGACAGCTGGCGCAGCCGCAGCGCGCGGTTGTATTCATCCTCGTTGCCGGCCGGAGCAGTACCTCCGGTAGCCAGCGGATATTGGGTATTATCCTCGAAGCTGTTGCCCGGAATCAGCAGGGCAGAGCTGGAAATGAAGGAGCCGGTAGGCAGGTAATACCGCTGAGGCAGCAAATTGTAGGACTGGCTGAGCAGATCCTGGCCGAAATGAATGTTCTTATCCATCGATACCCCCAGCAGGCCGGCGGCTGTAGGCATAATATCGACTTCTCCGCCTACCTGTGCAAGCTTCTGCGGAGCAATTCCTTCGCCATGGATGAGCAGCGGAATGTTGAGCATATTGGCGTAGCTGTAATCATATCCGTAGATTTCCTTCATTAGCTGCTTGTCGTCATGATCCAGCGAATAGATCGGCAGTCCCATATGGTCGCCGTAGACCATAACCAGACTGTTCTCCCATAAACCATTCGCCTTCAGTTCATCTACAAACTGTCCGAAGGCGTAGTCCGCATAGTTCTGCGACCGCACATAATCGCCGACAAAGGTTCCTTCATACCGCTCAGGAAGCTTCATCTTGTGCTTCTCTTCAGGAATAGTGAACGGGTGATGCGCCGACATGGAGATGACCTGGGCATAGAACGGCTTGCCAGCATCACTCATTTCCTTCAGCTTCTCCGAGGATTTGCGGTAGAGCACCTCATCGGAAGCACCGAAGAAGAAGGCATCCTCGTCACCGAAGAACTGGTGATCGTAATACTTTTGCCAGCCGAGGGCCTTGTATAGCTCGCCCCGGTTCCAGAATTCCACCACGTTGGTGTGGAACGTGGCTGTCTGATAGCCGTTGTCTCCCAGCAGACGGGGCAGACTTGGCAGCTGCTTGTCGACATAAGACATGGTAGCCGCACCCTGCGGAGGAATATAGAAGGACGAATTGACCACGAATTCCGCATCGGAGGTGTTGCCCTGGCCGACCATCTGATAGAAGTTCGTGAAGTACAGGCTCTGTTCCATCAGACGGTTCAGGTTAGGGGTAATCTCCTGGCCGTCTACCTTAAGACCCATCAGGAAGTTCTGAAAGGACTCCAATTGGATCACAATCAGATTCTTGCCCTTGGCAGCACCGGCATAAGCCGAGACTGCTGAAGGGTCGATGCCCTTGAGCTGGTTAATCGTGCTCTGTGTGATTTTACTGGCCTCTACCAGCTCGGTTTTATCTTTGGCAAAGATCGTGTATGCTTCATAATTAAGGATGCCCATCTCCTGGGCCTTCTTGATCTCATTCATGCTCGCCTTATTCGGAAGAATATTGAACAGGCAGAGTCCGAGCGAGACCGCGAACAGTACGACATGCAGCGTCCGGCCATTCGGACGGTTGATTTGGTCTTTTTTATAAGTGCGGCCGTTCTTGTTAATGAAGAAGTAGAAGCCCAGCACGATAATATCGGTGAAAATCAGCAGATAATAAGGGTCCATCAAGGAGAATACACTGTTCTTGACAGCCGTGACCTGGTTCACCTGCTCGGCGGCATGGTAAGTGACAATGACCCCGTAATATTTGAAGTACATAATGGCGGCAAAAAAGATCGCGGTAACCAGCAGATTGACCGTCATGTAATAGCCGAGCTTCCGTCTGGAGGCAAAGCGCTCAATCAGGAAAAACAGGGCCCAGACAAAGGGCAGCTCCGTCAGCAGCGATTGCCAGAATTTCAGATCATCAAAGATTACACCCCAGGCCAGCAGGCTTTTGAACAGAAAAAGAATGGAAAAGAACACAAATGGCTTAAGGAGCCATCGTTTCACAGTTTGGGATGACACAGCTTCGCCTTCTTTCTGAAGAATGAACAGGTTTCCGGCTGATAGGAAACAGCGGCATGAGGACATAAGAATACCATTATCAATAGAACTTATTATGCAGTGCCAGGGAAGGAATGTCAAAAATCAGAAGCGGCCGTATACTCCCTGAAGCGCGCGTAAACTACGGCTAGAACGAATCCGGCGCAGGCCACTCCCTCAGGCGGGGGAATATCGGCGTTAACCGAAGAATATGAGCCTTACGCAGCGGAAGCTGGCGGAAATTATTGGAGGTGGGGACGGATGGAGCATACAGAAATCACACTGTCCGTGAGGGCGCTTGTAGAATTTGCCTACAGCAGCGGCAGTCTGGAGCCGGGCTTCCGCAGCGGAGCCGCCATGGCGGAGGGGACACGCAGCCATCAGCTGATCCAGAAGCAATACAAGGAAGGAGACCGCAAGGAGGTCTATTTGAAGACCGGAATTCCTTACGGAGAGCTGCTGTTCCAGATTGACGGGCGCTGCGACGGCCTGCTTACGGCAGAGGATGGGAGCCTGACAGTGGAGGAAATTAAGTCCATGGCCGGAATCCCGGACCCTGCTTTTGAAGGGAAGCACGTACACTGGGCCCAGGCTTACATGTACGCTTACATGCTGGCAACAGATCTTGAGCTTCCCTATATCCACGTGAAGCTTACCTATGTACAGCGGGGAAGCGAGGCGCAGTACAGTCTCTACCGGGAGATGTCCCGCGAAGCACTGACGGCCTTTGCGCTAGAGACCATAAGCAGGTATGCACCGTATGCCGAGATGATGGTCCGGTATAAGGCGAAGAGAGGGGAGAGTATCACGGCGCTGTTCTTTCCGTTCTCAGCCTACCGGCCCGGCCAGCGCCATTTCGCAGCCGCAGTCTACACCTCCATTGCTGAGGGGGCGAACCTCTTCGCCCAGGCACCGACAGGCATCGGCAAAACCATGTCCACCCTGTTCCCGGCGGTCAAAGCGCTGGGCGAAGGCAAGGCAGCCGGTATCTTCTATCTGACCGCCAAGACTGTTACGCGGATCGCGGCGCAGGAGGCGGCCGCGATGCTGAACCGCCGCGGGCTGCATCTGCATGTCATTGCGCTGACGGCGAAGGAGAAGGCCTGCTTCCGGGAGGAAGGCATCTGCGGCACGGAGTCCTGCGCTTATGCAGAAGGGTACTATGACCGGATCAATGGCGCGCTGATTGACATGCTGGAGCATGAGACGCTGATGACCCGGGAGACGATTGCCGGCTATGCCCATAAGCATCAGGTCTGCCCGTTTGAATTCTCGCTGGATGCTGCCTATGCCTGCGATGTTGTGATCTGCGATTACAATTATATCTACGATCCGCGTATCAGTCTGAAGCGCATGTCCGAGGAGCGTAAGAAGAACACCGTGCTGCTGGTGGATGAAGCGCACAATCTGGTAGACCGGGGCCGGGAGATGTATTCTGCTTCGCTTACCAAGGCTCCCTTCCTGGCGCTTAGCCGGACCTGCAAAACCGCGAATCCCCGGCTCGGCACTGCCGCCAAAGCGGTGAATGCTTTCTTCATTGCACTGCGCAAGAGCTGTAGTGACAAGGGTGCGGGAGAGTGGGCGGCCTATCCGGAGGAGCTGCCGGAGCTGCTGGAGAACTTCGCGGCCGAAGCCGAGCTGGAGCTGCTGAATCCCTCTGCTCCTGCAGGCTCTGCGCTGGCAGAGGAGGAGGGGGAGAACAGCCTGCTGGATACCTATTACGCGGTACAGGCGATGCTCCGCACCTTCAAAACCTACGATGAACGCTACGTCACGTATGCCGAGGTGCGCAGCGGTGATGTGTATCTGAAGCTGTTCAATCTCGATCCGTCGCATTTGCTGCAGCAGATGGGCAAGAGCTTTCGCAGCCAGATTCTGTTCTCTGCGACCCTCTCGCCGCTCTCGTATTACAGAGATATGATCGGGGCAGGCGCGGAGGACTACAGTCTGAGCCTGGCCTCACCTTTTCACAAAGAGCAGTGGCAGGTATCTGTGCTGCCTATATCCACCCGGTTTCATGACCGTGAGGCTTCTATACAGCCGCTTAGTGATGCGCTCAAAGGCCTGGTCTCGAAGAAGGGCAACTACCTGGTCTTCTTCCCCTCCTATCTCTACTTGAAGCATGTCTATGAGGTGTTCACGGAGAAGTACCCTGAAGTCCCCACACTGCTGCAGGGCAGCGGGATGAGCGAGCCGGAGCGGGAGAGCTTCCTGGCAGCCTTCCGCCCGGATAACCCGGAGCCGCTGCTTGGCTTTGCCGTGCTGGGCGGTATTTTCTCCGAAGGGGTGGATCTGCCCGGCGACCGGTTGAACGGGGTGATGGTGGTTGGGGTCGGACTCCCGCAGGTGGGGCTGGAGCGCAATCTGCTGCGGAGCTATTTCCAGTCACAGGGCAAGAACGGCTTCGATTATGCTTATATCTACCCCGGCATGTGCAAGGTGCAACAGGCCGGAGGACGGCTGATCCGCAGTGAGAGCGACAGCGGAGTCATTGTGCTCGCTGACGACCGCTTCATGCAGCAATCCTACAGGCAACTGCTCCCAGAGGAGTGGCGGGACTACTCTGTGATGACTTAAGCGGGTATAATCTACTGAAAAGGCATTCACCAGACAACTCAGGAGGTAATGACATGACGCTTAATATCGGACTTGTTGGAACAGGCTGGTTCTCCAAGGTACATGCGGATTTGCTGGCAGGCATGGAGGATGTGTCGCTGAAGGCAGTCTGCGGCAGCAGTAAGCTTAAGGGAGAAGAGATGGCCCGCCCTTACGGGGCCGAAGGCTACGGGGAGATTACCGAGATGCTGGACAGCCACAAGCTGGATGCTGTCTACATCTGTGTGCCGCCACAGTCGCACGGAGCGATTGAACGGGCGCTGATCCGCAGAGACATCCCCTTTTTCATCGAGAAGCCGCTAGGCTCAAGTACGGCCATTCCGGCAAGTCTGCTGGAGGATATCAAGCAGCATCAGCTGCTGACCTCGGTA
The window above is part of the Paenibacillus sp. FSL H8-0048 genome. Proteins encoded here:
- a CDS encoding methyl-accepting chemotaxis protein — translated: MKLATKLTWMMLIVLLLVGSSIGFFGYHAAYKQIDEAAGIELVGCANITTGLIDPADITALAAGDTSKLTAIEDRIGWISDHKPIFKEAFILSLDGKVLAADKNFKKRGYKAGDSFYFSDEDKRMITTMKHSAYSKVYTYQGTSLKTGYGPIYQDHDPTKPIIALMAINFDGPLIQSRTMDIITQPFLIGSSILIIAILAAYLLIRRMVSPLTKLSASVNTVAKGDLTREPLLFTAKDEIGELARDFNAMTLNLRDLITQVNDTSMLVASSSQELSASAQETNRAGEHSVNVTLELADGAHTQLQNLEGSFKAVQDMSHFITEIAGNADSAMNQAAINSQKARTGRESMDSTTSQMAIVGASISDLSGIIETLGSHSKEIENIVGTIASIAEETNLLSLNAAIEAARAGEEGRGFAVVAGSVRKLAERSAGSARQIGELVSLIVQQMDKAGETMKHSTEEMHHGKEMIIAAGHSFSEIETSVSEMSAHSQQISATVRELALLSDGLVSSIQKIVAVSNQTAEGAETLSASSQEQLAAMQEVESSAAFLSSLAEKLQVLVENFKI
- a CDS encoding ATP-dependent DNA helicase, yielding MEHTEITLSVRALVEFAYSSGSLEPGFRSGAAMAEGTRSHQLIQKQYKEGDRKEVYLKTGIPYGELLFQIDGRCDGLLTAEDGSLTVEEIKSMAGIPDPAFEGKHVHWAQAYMYAYMLATDLELPYIHVKLTYVQRGSEAQYSLYREMSREALTAFALETISRYAPYAEMMVRYKAKRGESITALFFPFSAYRPGQRHFAAAVYTSIAEGANLFAQAPTGIGKTMSTLFPAVKALGEGKAAGIFYLTAKTVTRIAAQEAAAMLNRRGLHLHVIALTAKEKACFREEGICGTESCAYAEGYYDRINGALIDMLEHETLMTRETIAGYAHKHQVCPFEFSLDAAYACDVVICDYNYIYDPRISLKRMSEERKKNTVLLVDEAHNLVDRGREMYSASLTKAPFLALSRTCKTANPRLGTAAKAVNAFFIALRKSCSDKGAGEWAAYPEELPELLENFAAEAELELLNPSAPAGSALAEEEGENSLLDTYYAVQAMLRTFKTYDERYVTYAEVRSGDVYLKLFNLDPSHLLQQMGKSFRSQILFSATLSPLSYYRDMIGAGAEDYSLSLASPFHKEQWQVSVLPISTRFHDREASIQPLSDALKGLVSKKGNYLVFFPSYLYLKHVYEVFTEKYPEVPTLLQGSGMSEPERESFLAAFRPDNPEPLLGFAVLGGIFSEGVDLPGDRLNGVMVVGVGLPQVGLERNLLRSYFQSQGKNGFDYAYIYPGMCKVQQAGGRLIRSESDSGVIVLADDRFMQQSYRQLLPEEWRDYSVMT
- a CDS encoding MarR family winged helix-turn-helix transcriptional regulator, with the translated sequence MSQEVNPLIERVGLSMWKVQRRIMSQMSMHKELGLTVPQFGLLHMIFQEKQARVIQLADKMEVKSSAVTVMLDRLELLELIARVTDENDRRAVIVTITGKGQEVLEEAQRRSLLLLEEHLAILEPAELENFADYYLMLENQER
- a CDS encoding putative bifunctional diguanylate cyclase/phosphodiesterase; the encoded protein is MDQMGIHYNIWIVLLSYALAAAAAYSALNLISQVSHSAGRVRRLWLLSGACVLGGGIWAMHYIGIMASRLPFKVSYHPLMAALSLIIIMSSCYVTLQIVTAPRQRSWRLLAGGGILGSGISFMHYAGMSSMEMEAKIHYRAMDQAVSVLVALAASYIGILMFRRFKDHTGYSRWKLYSALFIALAVTGMHYTSLRASDLHHYSWQAPSPMLMETDVVLLTGISLVTLFVLAISGGTVFLDRDVLERMAYHDPLTELPNRHGLERYFKDDFFGGVSGAVFFVDLDRFKSINDTLGHDIGDLLLRDVSARLTCCVSGKGKVFRLGGDEFLIALPDCTALAAEEVAQHILQELKKSYSIAGNELYVTASVGISMTPAHGTDRSALMKAADTALYTSKDSGKNKFSVFDLEMNRHQVRRMSLEKDLRKALARSEFMVVYQPKWDSLLNVTVGLEALLRWRHPEHGVISPGEFIPIAEETGLIVPITYWMLHEVCGQNMLWHQAKVASVAVSINMSARMFEGGSLYEVVEEALSRSGLAPHFLELEITESIAMNNMEETVAQLSKLRDLGVRVSLDDFGTGFSSLGNLDEIPVNTLKIDQVFIRKSKMHSKKAIISNIIAIASNLNMEVVAEGVETTEQIELLQSLGCRVMQGFYYGRPMPVNELGQWFIENTA
- a CDS encoding LTA synthase family protein; translated protein: MSSCRCFLSAGNLFILQKEGEAVSSQTVKRWLLKPFVFFSILFLFKSLLAWGVIFDDLKFWQSLLTELPFVWALFFLIERFASRRKLGYYMTVNLLVTAIFFAAIMYFKYYGVIVTYHAAEQVNQVTAVKNSVFSLMDPYYLLIFTDIIVLGFYFFINKNGRTYKKDQINRPNGRTLHVVLFAVSLGLCLFNILPNKASMNEIKKAQEMGILNYEAYTIFAKDKTELVEASKITQSTINQLKGIDPSAVSAYAGAAKGKNLIVIQLESFQNFLMGLKVDGQEITPNLNRLMEQSLYFTNFYQMVGQGNTSDAEFVVNSSFYIPPQGAATMSYVDKQLPSLPRLLGDNGYQTATFHTNVVEFWNRGELYKALGWQKYYDHQFFGDEDAFFFGASDEVLYRKSSEKLKEMSDAGKPFYAQVISMSAHHPFTIPEEKHKMKLPERYEGTFVGDYVRSQNYADYAFGQFVDELKANGLWENSLVMVYGDHMGLPIYSLDHDDKQLMKEIYGYDYSYANMLNIPLLIHGEGIAPQKLAQVGGEVDIMPTAAGLLGVSMDKNIHFGQDLLSQSYNLLPQRYYLPTGSFISSSALLIPGNSFEDNTQYPLATGGTAPAGNEDEYNRALRLRQLSDSYVTQLPDKEPAAE